From the genome of Muricauda sp. SCSIO 64092, one region includes:
- a CDS encoding methyltransferase: MNDQYVENHSIGDINAGVKTRKMKDASIIKVQQEYINKIKGTKEKYYIVHQDMEMVILPKVFPPYVDSHLMIASIDIPDNSVVLDACSGSGIIALHASRKAKIVYATDINRHAIENINENIALHGLHDKVKAFEANIFPPHSGLKFDIITINPPYTDHKALDIVEKSVWDEDHKSLKHFFGKVSRYLTKNGKIYLGWADFADVKVISSLCQQHHLKERIVGETNDDKSLFVVFEISKMDNL, translated from the coding sequence ATGAATGATCAATACGTTGAAAACCATAGTATTGGTGATATCAACGCAGGGGTAAAAACAAGGAAAATGAAAGACGCATCCATCATAAAAGTCCAACAGGAATACATCAATAAAATTAAAGGGACAAAGGAAAAATATTACATAGTCCATCAAGATATGGAAATGGTAATCTTACCCAAAGTGTTTCCTCCCTATGTAGATAGTCATCTAATGATTGCTTCCATTGATATTCCTGATAATAGTGTAGTCCTGGACGCATGCTCCGGATCGGGGATTATCGCACTTCACGCCAGTAGGAAGGCAAAAATTGTATACGCTACCGATATCAATCGTCATGCAATTGAAAATATAAATGAAAATATTGCCCTTCATGGATTACATGATAAGGTAAAAGCATTTGAAGCAAATATTTTTCCACCTCATTCAGGTTTAAAATTTGATATCATAACCATAAATCCTCCGTATACCGATCACAAAGCACTTGATATCGTTGAAAAGTCAGTGTGGGATGAAGACCATAAATCATTAAAACATTTCTTTGGCAAGGTGTCAAGATACTTGACTAAGAATGGGAAAATCTATTTGGGTTGGGCAGATTTTGCCGATGTAAAAGTGATATCGAGCCTTTGCCAACAGCATCATTTAAAAGAAAGGATTGTTGGGGAAACAAATGACGATAAAAGTCTGTTTGTTGTTTTCGAAATCTCCAAAATGGACAATTTGTAA